Proteins from a single region of Paenibacillus sp. BIHB 4019:
- a CDS encoding YqzM family protein → MENVRDPREHYNEEPRHDLMDVVFGFGGMLGLMTVMFAAAVIVKFIIS, encoded by the coding sequence ATGGAGAACGTTAGAGACCCGCGCGAGCATTATAATGAAGAACCGCGCCACGACTTGATGGACGTAGTGTTCGGCTTCGGCGGCATGCTCGGTCTAATGACTGTCATGTTTGCTGCTGCTGTTATCGTGAAATTTATCATTTCGTAA
- a CDS encoding YezD family protein, with protein MAKPLEIDQQWLKRIADQVGGLQYGSVNITVHDGRIVQIDRTERTRYDQPSSKQQESQSVKQQASNSHNNSSNKHQSA; from the coding sequence ATGGCAAAACCTTTGGAAATCGATCAGCAGTGGCTTAAGCGGATTGCGGACCAGGTGGGCGGGCTGCAATATGGAAGTGTGAATATTACGGTGCATGACGGCAGAATCGTCCAGATTGACCGGACCGAGCGGACGCGCTACGATCAGCCCTCCAGCAAGCAGCAGGAATCCCAAAGCGTCAAGCAGCAGGCAAGCAATAGCCACAATAATAGCAGCAACAAGCACCAATCAGCCTGA
- the uvrC gene encoding excinuclease ABC subunit UvrC, with amino-acid sequence MNQHEGKQAASPAEAAELIRHKLALLPDQPGCYLMKNGEGTIIYVGKAKILKNRVRSYFNGSHNGKTQRLVAEIRDFDFILTKSNMEALILECNLIKQYHPRYNVLLKDDKSFPYIKITHEQHPKLEVTRRMAKDKGKYFGPYPNAYAAQQTKKLLDRLYPLRKCKTLPDKVCLYYHMGQCIAPCEYEIEPGTYEAMVQEITRFLNGGHDVVRADLQRKMEASAEQLEFERAKEYRDQIIAIDAVMEKQKITMSDALDRDIFGYAVEKGWMCVQILYMRQGKLIERHGTTFPYYGEEYDDFMTFVTQYYSENPALPKQILLPLPPEQAESAQAAGKQEAGKQETAAAQLDQEAAPSANEAAKDMVDAASLIVVIDEESQEEAQPTKEKELSVAEEAAAALHHWLKVKVLLPQRGRKSEVVSMATENAKVTLADKFRLIERDEERSVKAAAGLAEWLGLPQATRIEAFDNSNIQGTNPVSAMVVFTDGKPDRKEYRKYKVKTVVGPDDYETMREVIRRRYERVLKDQLAAPDLIVVDGGKGQISAAIDVLQNELNLFIPVCGLVKDAKHRTAQLMTGDPAEIIPLPRDSQEFYLLQRIQDEVHRFAITFHREQRGKSMVVSQLDAIPGIGEKRRKLLLKHFGSIKKIKEATVEDFRPLSIGDKLAAQIIAALGEEASP; translated from the coding sequence ATGAATCAGCATGAGGGGAAACAGGCGGCCAGCCCGGCTGAAGCAGCAGAATTAATTCGTCATAAGCTAGCGCTGCTTCCGGACCAGCCCGGCTGCTATTTAATGAAAAACGGCGAAGGCACAATTATATACGTCGGCAAAGCCAAAATATTAAAAAATCGCGTCCGCTCGTATTTCAATGGCTCTCATAATGGCAAAACGCAGCGCCTCGTTGCGGAAATCCGCGATTTTGATTTTATATTGACGAAAAGCAACATGGAGGCGCTCATTCTGGAGTGCAATCTTATCAAGCAGTATCATCCGCGATATAACGTCTTGCTGAAGGACGACAAGTCATTTCCTTATATAAAAATTACGCATGAGCAGCATCCAAAACTCGAGGTAACCCGCAGAATGGCCAAGGATAAGGGGAAATACTTCGGCCCCTATCCGAATGCTTATGCGGCCCAGCAGACGAAGAAGCTGCTGGACCGGCTGTATCCGCTGCGCAAATGCAAGACGCTGCCCGACAAGGTATGCTTGTATTATCACATGGGGCAATGCATTGCGCCTTGTGAATATGAGATTGAACCCGGCACCTATGAGGCGATGGTTCAGGAAATTACCCGTTTTCTCAATGGCGGCCATGATGTGGTGCGGGCAGATTTGCAGCGCAAAATGGAGGCTTCCGCCGAGCAGCTGGAGTTCGAGCGGGCGAAGGAATACCGCGACCAGATTATTGCAATAGATGCGGTAATGGAGAAGCAGAAAATTACGATGTCAGACGCCTTGGACCGCGATATTTTCGGCTATGCGGTCGAGAAGGGCTGGATGTGCGTCCAAATTCTTTATATGCGCCAAGGCAAGCTTATTGAGCGCCATGGTACGACCTTCCCTTATTATGGCGAAGAGTACGATGATTTTATGACCTTTGTAACCCAATACTACAGTGAAAATCCTGCGCTGCCGAAGCAGATTTTGCTGCCATTGCCGCCAGAGCAGGCGGAGAGCGCACAGGCAGCGGGCAAGCAGGAAGCAGGAAAGCAGGAGACGGCCGCAGCCCAGCTTGACCAGGAAGCAGCGCCAAGCGCAAATGAAGCAGCAAAGGATATGGTTGATGCAGCAAGCTTAATCGTTGTAATTGACGAAGAGTCGCAAGAAGAAGCCCAGCCGACCAAAGAGAAGGAGCTGTCCGTTGCGGAGGAGGCCGCTGCTGCGCTGCACCACTGGCTTAAGGTCAAGGTGCTGCTGCCGCAGCGCGGACGCAAGAGCGAGGTCGTCTCGATGGCGACCGAGAATGCCAAGGTAACGCTTGCCGACAAGTTCCGGCTCATCGAGCGGGATGAGGAGCGCAGCGTCAAGGCGGCGGCAGGGCTGGCCGAATGGCTTGGTTTGCCGCAGGCTACCCGAATTGAGGCATTTGACAACTCCAACATACAAGGTACGAATCCTGTATCGGCTATGGTCGTATTTACGGACGGCAAGCCGGATCGCAAGGAATACCGCAAATACAAGGTCAAGACGGTCGTTGGGCCAGATGATTATGAGACGATGCGCGAGGTCATTCGCAGACGCTATGAGCGCGTGCTCAAGGATCAGCTGGCTGCTCCGGATCTGATCGTCGTCGATGGCGGCAAGGGGCAAATTTCCGCAGCGATTGATGTGCTGCAAAATGAGCTGAACCTGTTTATCCCGGTATGCGGTCTCGTCAAGGATGCCAAACACCGAACGGCCCAGCTCATGACCGGCGATCCCGCTGAAATTATTCCGCTGCCGCGCGACAGCCAGGAGTTTTATTTGCTGCAGCGCATACAAGACGAGGTTCACCGCTTCGCGATTACGTTCCACCGCGAGCAGCGCGGCAAGTCGATGGTCGTCTCGCAGCTTGATGCTATTCCGGGTATTGGCGAGAAGCGGCGCAAGCTGCTGCTTAAGCATTTTGGCTCCATCAAAAAAATAAAAGAGGCCACGGTGGAAGATTTCCGGCCTCTTTCAATAGGAGATAAGCTTGCCGCCCAAATTATTGCGGCACTTGGGGAGGAGGCGTCGCCGTAA
- the cysW gene encoding sulfate ABC transporter permease subunit CysW, with translation MAGAITTHLSSEASKRPKHITEPAIVRVVLITVALIFLALVVLLPLVSVFVEAFKKGFDVYRAAITDPDALSALRLTLLVAVIAVPLNTLFGISAAWAISKFRFRGKQFLITLIDLPFAVSPVISGLIYILMFGAQGFFGPWLDSHGIQLVFALPGIVLATVFVTVPFIARELIPLMQAQGVTEEEAAASLGAKGWQIFWRVTYPNIKWGLLYGIILCNARAMGEFGAVSVVSGHIRGQTNTLPLHIEILYNEYQFSASFAVASLLVMLAFITLIVKSLMEWQMNRRASAQNV, from the coding sequence ATGGCTGGAGCAATTACAACGCATTTATCGAGCGAGGCCTCCAAGCGGCCTAAGCATATTACGGAACCGGCAATCGTGCGGGTTGTACTCATAACGGTAGCGCTTATTTTCCTTGCGCTGGTCGTCCTGCTGCCGCTCGTTTCTGTATTTGTTGAAGCGTTTAAGAAGGGCTTTGACGTTTATCGTGCCGCGATCACCGATCCTGATGCTTTATCGGCATTGAGACTGACTTTGCTCGTGGCCGTAATCGCCGTGCCGCTGAATACGCTGTTTGGCATATCCGCTGCATGGGCGATCAGCAAATTCCGTTTTCGCGGCAAGCAGTTTTTAATTACGCTCATTGATTTGCCGTTTGCCGTATCTCCGGTAATTTCCGGACTTATCTATATTCTAATGTTTGGCGCACAAGGCTTCTTCGGCCCTTGGCTCGATTCCCATGGCATTCAGCTCGTCTTCGCGCTGCCGGGCATTGTGCTGGCGACGGTATTCGTAACGGTGCCATTCATTGCCCGCGAGCTTATACCGCTCATGCAGGCGCAGGGAGTCACAGAAGAGGAAGCTGCGGCAAGCCTTGGCGCAAAGGGCTGGCAAATTTTTTGGCGGGTCACCTATCCGAACATCAAGTGGGGCTTATTGTACGGCATTATTTTATGTAATGCCCGGGCGATGGGCGAGTTTGGAGCGGTGTCTGTCGTATCAGGCCACATTCGCGGACAGACAAATACGCTGCCGCTGCATATTGAGATTTTGTACAATGAGTACCAATTTTCAGCTTCATTTGCCGTGGCATCGCTGCTCGTCATGCTGGCGTTTATTACGCTTATCGTCAAGTCGCTGATGGAATGGCAAATGAACAGGCGGGCTTCTGCCCAAAATGTCTGA
- the cysT gene encoding sulfate ABC transporter permease subunit CysT has product MKGSSRSKGRSRGGKARNVLPGFGLSMGFAIVYLSLIVLIPLASVFIKTTGLSFAEFWGTVTNPRVLASYRISFFTAFSAAAVNMVFGLLIAWVLVRYRFPGKKFIDSLVDLPFALPTAVAGIALTAIYAPNGWVGKLLQPLGLKVAYTPLGITIALIFIGIPFVVRTVQPVLQDLNKEIEEAAVMLGAYRMRTFWKVILPELMPALLTGFALAFARGIGEYGSVVFISGNMPMKTEIAPLLIMTKLEQFDYAGATAIALVMLVVSFLLLLFINFMQWRINRRVVEGG; this is encoded by the coding sequence ATGAAAGGTTCCAGTAGGAGCAAAGGAAGGAGCAGAGGCGGCAAAGCGCGAAACGTTTTGCCCGGCTTTGGCCTATCAATGGGATTTGCAATTGTGTATTTGAGCCTGATCGTTCTAATCCCGCTGGCCAGCGTATTTATTAAGACGACAGGACTCAGCTTTGCCGAATTTTGGGGCACGGTAACGAATCCAAGGGTTCTGGCTTCTTATCGCATCAGCTTCTTCACCGCCTTCAGCGCCGCAGCCGTCAATATGGTGTTCGGCCTGCTCATTGCATGGGTGCTGGTCCGCTACCGTTTTCCCGGCAAAAAATTTATCGACAGCCTCGTTGATCTTCCATTCGCGTTGCCGACAGCGGTAGCGGGAATTGCACTGACGGCCATTTATGCGCCGAATGGCTGGGTAGGCAAGCTGCTCCAGCCGCTCGGGCTCAAGGTGGCCTATACGCCACTGGGCATTACTATAGCCCTTATCTTTATCGGCATTCCCTTCGTCGTTCGTACGGTGCAGCCTGTGCTGCAGGATCTCAATAAAGAAATAGAAGAGGCCGCGGTTATGCTTGGCGCCTACCGGATGCGAACTTTTTGGAAAGTGATTTTGCCTGAGCTGATGCCGGCTCTGCTTACGGGCTTCGCCTTAGCTTTTGCTCGCGGAATTGGGGAATACGGCTCCGTCGTATTCATCTCTGGCAATATGCCAATGAAAACCGAAATCGCCCCGCTTCTCATTATGACGAAGCTGGAGCAGTTTGATTACGCAGGGGCTACCGCAATCGCGCTCGTTATGCTCGTCGTTTCGTTCCTGCTGCTGCTGTTCATTAATTTCATGCAGTGGCGGATTAACCGCCGCGTCGTAGAAGGAGGCTAA
- a CDS encoding sulfate ABC transporter substrate-binding protein encodes MLKGKWSVSLLLVLVLILSACGANGGNQGTGAGAGESPAASTEAGAAGEKPAEPVKLLNVSYDPTRELYEEYNKAFSTYWKNKTGQDVTISQSHGGSGKQARAVIDGLKADVVTLALGYDIDSLVEPGLLSADWQSKFEHNSSPYTSTIVFLVRKGNPKGIKDWNDLIKDGVEVITPNPQTSGGARWNYLAAWGYALKQNNNDEAKAQEFVTQLFKHVPVLDTGARGATTTFVEKGIGDVLLAWENEAFLSIKELGPDQFEIVYPSVSILAEPPVAVVDKNAEANKTTEVAKAYLEYLYSDEGQEIAAKNYYRPINETIAAKYADTFKKLDLLTIDGDFGGWKVAQEKHFNAGGIFEKIYTPGS; translated from the coding sequence ATGTTAAAGGGGAAATGGTCGGTTTCATTATTGCTCGTATTGGTGCTCATCTTATCCGCTTGCGGAGCAAACGGAGGCAACCAGGGAACTGGAGCAGGAGCAGGAGAGTCGCCAGCTGCATCAACAGAAGCGGGCGCCGCAGGAGAGAAGCCAGCAGAACCAGTCAAGCTGTTAAATGTATCGTATGACCCAACTCGTGAGCTGTACGAGGAGTATAATAAAGCTTTTTCAACGTATTGGAAAAATAAAACCGGCCAGGACGTAACGATTAGCCAGTCCCATGGCGGATCAGGCAAGCAAGCCCGCGCAGTCATTGACGGTCTGAAAGCAGATGTCGTCACGCTGGCGCTTGGCTACGATATTGATTCCTTGGTGGAGCCGGGCCTGCTGAGTGCAGACTGGCAATCCAAATTCGAGCATAACAGCTCGCCGTATACGTCAACAATCGTGTTCCTTGTACGCAAGGGCAACCCGAAGGGCATTAAAGATTGGAATGATCTGATTAAAGACGGTGTAGAAGTGATTACGCCAAACCCGCAAACGTCGGGCGGAGCCCGTTGGAACTATCTTGCAGCATGGGGCTATGCGCTGAAGCAAAACAACAATGACGAGGCGAAAGCGCAGGAGTTCGTAACCCAGCTGTTCAAGCATGTGCCCGTACTCGATACAGGTGCTCGCGGAGCGACAACGACTTTTGTAGAAAAAGGAATTGGCGATGTGCTGCTGGCTTGGGAGAATGAAGCGTTCCTGTCCATCAAGGAGCTTGGCCCTGACCAATTCGAGATTGTCTATCCTTCGGTCAGCATTTTGGCGGAGCCGCCTGTAGCGGTCGTTGATAAAAATGCCGAGGCCAATAAAACGACAGAAGTAGCCAAAGCTTACCTGGAGTATTTGTACTCGGATGAAGGCCAAGAGATTGCTGCTAAAAATTACTACCGTCCTATTAATGAGACAATTGCGGCTAAATATGCAGATACGTTCAAAAAGCTGGACCTGCTGACGATCGACGGAGATTTTGGCGGCTGGAAAGTGGCGCAGGAGAAGCATTTTAATGCGGGCGGCATATTCGAGAAGATTTACACGCCAGGCTCGTAA
- a CDS encoding CPBP family intramembrane glutamic endopeptidase, translating into MVEFIAPREWKKFVWAAVISAVVFIFLQIIPMLGGPDSGASESQGNVIGNEAALQKATEFAAMQFGVNVTDAHTVYQTDSDETGYLIKEKLYEDYASKYMQQFPLDTYQTQVTLDNGSTAFVYLHMQSGSVVAWNLIGAGSGVNTIKGQKQLLDAAASFATTQGFQAKDLNDAAVNSLGQVVIHPTGYAAGSSQLELRVGFSQNGDKTIVSTYKPAFIPPADYVANIEQQKSTADALSLISLIYMTFITLVLAIIYAILYRRHTTFKRGIAISLIFTVFYIINNLGIMDGVIAQQGEQIMGDAQVSFMAWFTALLLIPVGAAVYFSFVAGDGMWRSWKRPIWPGFREKNYGEHVWRSMGLGYLIALILLGVQSVIFLVLETAIGSWSTSDATQSPYNIKWLWLMPMLAWCAAISEEAIYRFFGIALFRRWFKNIYVAALIPTILWALGHVSYPIFPYYTRLIELIIIGMIFSYIFLRYSLITAIFVHAIFDSLLMGFSLISVGGALNIGAAIFYAVLPVPIAYIIRLWHRKKNAWQRPSY; encoded by the coding sequence ATGGTTGAATTTATTGCCCCACGCGAGTGGAAGAAATTTGTATGGGCCGCCGTTATTAGCGCTGTCGTTTTTATATTTTTGCAAATCATCCCTATGCTTGGCGGTCCAGATTCAGGCGCATCGGAATCACAGGGCAACGTCATTGGCAATGAAGCAGCCCTGCAAAAAGCAACGGAATTTGCCGCCATGCAATTCGGCGTTAACGTTACGGATGCTCATACAGTTTATCAAACGGACAGCGATGAAACCGGCTATTTGATCAAGGAAAAGCTGTACGAGGATTATGCGTCCAAATATATGCAGCAGTTTCCGCTCGACACCTATCAAACGCAAGTAACGCTCGATAATGGCAGCACCGCGTTCGTCTACCTCCATATGCAAAGCGGCAGCGTTGTCGCTTGGAATCTCATTGGAGCAGGCTCGGGCGTGAACACCATTAAAGGACAAAAGCAGCTTCTCGATGCAGCGGCCAGCTTTGCGACTACGCAAGGCTTTCAAGCCAAAGATTTGAATGACGCTGCCGTCAACTCGCTTGGTCAGGTCGTCATTCACCCAACAGGGTATGCAGCAGGCAGTTCGCAGCTTGAGCTGCGTGTAGGCTTTAGTCAAAATGGCGACAAAACCATCGTTTCGACTTATAAGCCAGCCTTTATTCCGCCTGCAGACTATGTAGCCAATATTGAGCAGCAAAAAAGCACGGCCGACGCTTTATCGTTGATCAGCCTCATTTACATGACTTTCATTACGCTGGTGCTAGCTATTATCTATGCGATATTATACCGCCGTCATACGACATTCAAACGCGGGATCGCCATCAGCCTTATTTTCACCGTTTTTTATATTATTAACAATCTAGGCATTATGGACGGCGTCATTGCCCAGCAAGGCGAACAGATAATGGGCGATGCCCAAGTGTCCTTTATGGCATGGTTTACTGCGCTTCTGCTCATCCCGGTTGGAGCAGCCGTCTATTTCTCCTTCGTGGCCGGTGACGGCATGTGGCGCTCGTGGAAACGTCCGATATGGCCAGGCTTCCGCGAAAAAAATTACGGCGAGCATGTTTGGCGCAGCATGGGACTCGGTTATTTGATCGCCCTTATTTTGCTAGGCGTGCAGTCGGTCATTTTTCTAGTGCTTGAAACGGCGATCGGCAGTTGGAGCACTAGCGATGCGACCCAGTCTCCCTACAACATCAAATGGCTGTGGCTCATGCCGATGCTGGCTTGGTGCGCTGCGATTTCCGAGGAAGCCATTTACCGGTTTTTCGGCATTGCCTTGTTCCGCAGATGGTTCAAAAATATTTATGTCGCCGCCTTGATTCCGACCATCTTGTGGGCGCTTGGACATGTCTCCTATCCAATCTTCCCATACTACACCAGGCTGATTGAGCTAATTATTATTGGGATGATTTTCAGCTACATTTTCCTGCGCTACAGCCTCATTACCGCCATATTCGTTCATGCGATATTTGATTCGCTGTTAATGGGCTTCTCGCTCATTTCTGTAGGCGGTGCTTTAAATATCGGAGCAGCCATCTTTTACGCAGTTCTGCCCGTTCCCATTGCCTATATCATTCGGTTATGGCATCGTAAGAAAAACGCCTGGCAGCGTCCTTCCTATTAG